gagggagtggtCTTGGTTCAAATACCAAACTGTTAATTTCTGGTACTGAATTCGCATAGTTTCTTGAATACCCGTTTCTTCAGCTGTATGTCCTTAGTAAGGATTGTTTCCAGAGGCTTGAAATGATGGCTTTCGTGTTCACTTTTTGACATGAATTTTCCAACTTCATGTTGTTATGAAATGGAAAGGTGATGAGTTTCATTTTCGTCCTGTGTATCTATTCTAGAATCGTGctaaaaatcttattttgtgGTTCTTCTTGTTCTGTTGGGGTCCTGTGCAGAGGCTTCTTAGTGCTAAGGATaacagtgatcttttttttttttttaaattttttttttcaacgtttatttttattttggggacagagagagccagagcatgaacgggggaggggcagagagagagggagacacagaattggaaacaggctccaggctccgagccatcagcccagagcccgacgcggggctcgaactcacggaccgcgagatcgtgacctggctgaagttggacgcttaaccgactgcgccacccaggcaccccatcagtgatcttttttattcttttgtaattctgcacatttgtttattttcttgtggcACTAGATTGGCTTTTTCATGTAATGTTGACCAGGAGTGAGGCAAGAGGAACTTAGTTTTGTACACTTTTTTTGGTAGAAAAACTTCACACCATTTATACAttccttctttaaaagtttatttgttttgagagagagcatgtggatGCACacgcatgcaagcaggagaggggcagagagcgggagagagagaatcccaagcaggctccccactgccagtgcagagagcccaacgcagggctcagactcacaaactgtgaggtcatgacctgagctgagatcaagactcagatgcttaaccgactgagccacccaggggcccctatatattcctttttttaaaaatttttttcaacgtttatttatttttgggacagagagagacagagcatgaacgggggaggggcagagagagagggagacacagaatcagaaacaggctccaggctctgagccatcagcccagagcctgatgtggggctcgaactcacggactgcgagatcgtgacctggctgaagtcggacgcttaaccgactgcgccacccaggcgcccctattcctttTTGAATaatcttcccaccccccaccactatGCTCTTTATTGGGCTATGCGTCTTACCATTGGTTCCCCTGCAGTATGagttttttttccatgtgtttctGTTGAACAGTATAAAGTCATTTTCTATAATTCTTAAGATGATGTCAGGTAAGTTGTGTTAATTGATTACCATGTTTCATTGCAAAGTATAACATACATGCAGAAACGTACATAAGACATATTGGACAGTCtatagcaataataaaaaataaacacctgtGAAGTAAAATCCAGCCCTAGAGCTAAAACAGTGCTTGACATCAGACACCCCACTGGAAATGATTCCCAGTGACCCTCCTCACTCTCTAGATGTAACCAATATCTTGAATGGTGTGAAGGCAGTGTCCATTCTTCCTGCACCTGTGTATGCAGCATTAAATAAAGATACTCTAATTTTGCATATCCCACGTTGCATGTAAATGGAATCGCAGTGTAGATTTTAGGTAAGATTCCTtttgtttaaagttattttaCGGTCTTCTGTGTGGTAATAATAGTTAATTAACCTTTAATTGCTCTCTTGTATTCACTTGCAAGGATATACCACCATTATTTATTAACTCTGTTACTAGTGGCTACTTgggtgttttcaaatttttaccaTTCTGACCGGTGCTCCTGAAGACATTATTAATGCATGTGTCCACTCGGATGTCTTATTGTTATTCCCATGTTGGTATTGCCTGTTAGGAACTTCTCATCCTCTACCCAAGACCTTAGTCTACATATGGCCTTCTACATCTCAGTTCATGGAAACTCCATCTTTCcggggttttgggttttttttttaatttttttcaacgttttttatttattttttgggacagagagagacagagcatgaacgggggaggggcagagagagagggagacacagaatcggaaacaggctccaggctccgagccatcagcccagagcccgacgtggggctcgaactcacggaccgcgagatggtgacctggctgaagtcggacgcttaaccgactgcgccacccaggtgccccagggttttggggttttttttttgagattttttacatgttttatttgtattcttgagagagcacaagtgggggaggggcagagagggggggacagaagatctgaagcaggctccatgtggaagaagtgagcccaatgtgggcttgaacttaggaaccatgagatcatgacctgagctgaagggagacacttaactgactgagccacccagccgcccccattatttcagtttttattgtgAGACATAATCAGCGTCATCAACTCCTCTCATTCTGTCTTGCCCCAACTTCAGTCCATCAGGAATCTGTAGCCCTTCCCAATATTTCCCCTGTACATTCCACTGTGACCACCCTGGCTGACCCACCTTCCTCTCACCCGGTTatggctttattttcttaacaggTGTTCTGGTCTCTACATCCATTCCCCATAGTCTAGTCTCAACACAAGTGATGGATCATGAAAGCTAGAGAGGAGACCACTCCTCTGTGCAAAAGCCTGAAGTAGCTCCACAGTTCTCACAGAATCGAATCTGACTAGTTCCCCACAAGATGATGGCCCCAACCTCCCAGCACTCCCCACCATTCTTGACTTACTTCCCATCTCACTTTGCTCCAGTCTCTGGCTATGTGTCTTTGtcccattcaggctgctataacaaaacaccaaagaGTGGCTTAGAAatgatagaaatgtatttctcgCATTGGAGAAATGGGAAGCCTCACgtatggaggctgggaagtccaagatcaaggcaccagcaatCTTGGGTGGAAAGAGCTATTTTGGCATCTTAGAACCTcagtgtgcacgtgcgtgtgcgtgtACTCAAAATTAATGCATACCGACACCAAGGTTTATGAATGTGGGTATTATGGAAAGGTCTAAGTTCTCatgccttcttccctccttctgagTTATCttgtcttcctctttcctcctctttctcaatACCTCTTCTGTCTCAAGGgcacacaaaggaagaaagagtagCAACTGATTCTGTGATAAAtgatatacataaataatacacatataaGTTAATATTAGCATTTCTCCAGGAAAAATGTCTTCATGCTCCCAGTTGGACATATCTACTTTGAATTGCCTAGAGTACATCCAGACACAGGATCGGCTGGCCCACGTTGCAATTTGGGTTTCCACCTTGGGCCTCTCGTTGGTGaggggaaatgaaggaaaaacttCAGTGCGTTTTTGTTTATTAGAGTCCCGTTTCAATTTGAACTTGGGACCTATGCAGTGCTGACCAATGTGGTGGGCAATAAGGAGACAGATGAAATAGTTTTTGTCACGAGGAATTGGTggtcataaaatggaaatatttgtttcatttgtatagcatttctctaatttttccaaTGTGTTTTGGACTATTCTAGACTCTGTGAAAAGGCAGGGATCACACAGGAAGGGTCACAGTAAAAATGGAGAGAGGGACAAGTTCAATGTATTAGTGGTGTGTTAAGACCATGATACAGAAAGTGAGTGTGGATGTAGATTAGATGTGGGGAGACCATAGAATCTTGTTGGAACTTCCTGTGAATTTGAGTCCACTTCCCCTGTATTACCCATTCTCCTACACATCTGTGGTTTGTTTTAGGACTCAGTGGTCTTTGAGGATGTGGTTGTGGACTTCACCCAGGAGGAGTGGGCCCTGATGAAACCTGCTCAGAAAAAGCTCTACAAAGATGTGATGCTAGAAACCTTCAGGAACCTGGTCACAGTAGGTAAGGGTGGCATCAATCCTTCACTTAGTTATTTCGATAACAACTATTTCTCATTCATTAAGCCCATTTCAAAATCTGGAATGAGGAAGGAAGACGCATTGGAAAATAAGACAGGCGTGATCACAGCCGTCACAGACCTAGAATCTAACAGTTTCTCAGTGATGGTAAAAATCTATATATTGacctgtgtttttcttcctttctggtttaAAAGACAGCATTCTTAACTGTCCTCAGTATGTGTATATACCCGTGGGTCACTTTGTGGGCATGGAGAAGCTTGTTGTTTGAAaccttgtgtttttttctgtgcatattAAATTGCCTACTATTTTGACTTCTTGTgcctctttgttttaattttatttatttattttaagagagagagagagcatgcatgagcagggaggggcagtgagagagggggagagagagagagagagagagggagggagagggagggagggagggagggacggagagagagagagagagagagagagagagagagagagagagagagaatgaatgaatgaatgaatcccaagcaggctccacactaacagtgttCTCTGTCACTGACAATGTGGAGGCCAGTGTGGGGGTTGAACCCAAGAaatgtgagagcatgacctgagctgaaatcaagaatcagataattgaccaactgagccacccaggaacccctcttgTGTCTCTTAATAATTAAGTTTTGAAACACTGAACTCctgaatgtatttcttttctcacagttgCCTTTTTCATAAGATttattcactgttttgttttagatGATGAGAATCAACTTAGAACCAATGGGTCCACTTCTCAGCAGGttatttttggagaaaaattatCCAATGAGCAGAAAATAGCAAGGTTCACAAAAAATGATTCCTGGACGTCCCTTTTTGGAGAAAATTGGGAAGACCAGTGCATTGAAGATAAGCACAACAACCAGGGGAGACATTTGAGGTGAGTTGCATTTAGGAGAAAATGCAATATCCCAGTAGAGAATCTTACtatttcatgaaattaaaaaacaaaaacaaaaacaagagaccCATAAACCTAGCTCCAGATTTGTTTATTCACAAATcattccctccctttttttccttcatgtgaCTCAGACATTAAgcgtttgaaaaataatttggtggAAAACAATGACCAGGGAGCCCTACATATGAGAAATGCTGTTGTAGTCATGGGCTGTGCCTCAGCCCATTCTCAGAGCATTTAGTTTATTCCACCTTGAACTAATTCCAACAGGACAGAAAACCTATATTTAGACAGAAAAATGGTAGAAATGTAATCCTCGAGCtcatcaacaaatattaataaataattaatacacAAACCATTAATAATGTgccccctccattttttttttttttttagcagaaatcaTATGGTGGAGAGACTCTGTGACAGTAGCAAAGGTAATACATGTGGAGAAACCATCAACCATATTCCAAGTCTTAAGCTGTACAAGAAAACGCCTACTGGAGTAAAACTGTATGAGTGCATTCAGTGTGGAAAAGTCTTCAGGCATCGCTCATCCCTTAAGAGGCACAAAAGAAGTCATACTGGACGCAAACTATATCAGTGTGAGGAATGTGGGAAAGCGTTCAGTTGTTCTTCCTACCTAAGGAATCATGTGAAAACTCACagtggagagaaaccctatgccTGTAAACTTTGTGGGAAAACATTTATTCGTTCCCACTCCCTCACTGGACATATAAGGagtcacactggagagaaaccctatgaatgtaaggaatgtgggaaagccttcagttgCCCCAAATCCTTCCGCGTACATGTGATGATGCACAATGGTGGGAAGCCCTATGAATGTAAGCAGTGTGGGAAAGGCTTTAGCTGTCCCAAATCCTTTCGAGTACATATGATAAtgcacactggagagaaaccctatgaatgtaagcAGTGTGGGAAAGCCTACTGTTGGCTCACATCCTTTCAGAGACATGTGAGAATTCACAatggagagaaaccctataaatgtgaaaaatgtgggAAAGCGTTTGGTTGGCCCTCATCCCTACACAAACATGTCCGAATGCACACTGGAGAGAAACGTGTAAACATAAGCAACGTGGGAAGGCCTTCAGTTGGCCCTCATCCTTCCAAAAATGTAAGAACGCACACTGAAGAGAAACGCTATGAGTGTGAAAAGTGTGGGAAAGCATTTGGTTGGTCCTCATCCTTACACAAACATGACAGAAAGCACACTGGTGAGAAACCCATAAATGCAAGCAATGTGGGAAAGCTTTTGGTCATCCTTCCAAAAATGTAAGAATGCAGACTAGAGAAGAACCCTGTAAGTGTGAaaaatgtgggaaagccttcagttgGTCCCAATCCTTCTAAAACCATAAGGATAAAGACTAGAGAGAAACCTCAGACGTGTGAAAAATGTGGGAAAACTTTCAGTTGTCTCAAAGTGTTTCGTAGTCATGTGAGAACTCACAGTCAAAAGAACGTTTCTAAATATAAGAAAACCTAATGCATATTAATTCATGTAAAACAGTTTGGAAAATCCACACCAGAAGAGAAATATTATAAAAGTTACACAGTATTGCTCAGTATCTCATCCTTAATGTGGACCTCTGGCAAGTGAATTTCCATGTCTCGTTCAACTAAACATTGAGATGAAAATTCTCAAGTATTCTGAGTACATCTACACAGTACATGAATTTTGATATATTGTAGGTTTTCTCCCCCTTCATGAATTCAGCTAATATTTCTGCATCCATTTTGAAGTGTGATTCACCCACGGGTGGTTGATGTGTTTTAAATATGCAttaggtttggggcgcctgggtggcgcagtcggttaagcgtccgacttcggccaggtcacggtctcgcggttcgtgagttcgagccccgcgtcgggctctgggctgatggctcggagcctggagcctgtttctgattctgtgtctccctctctctctgcccctcccctgttcatgctctgtctctgtcccaaaaataaataaacgttgaaaaaaaaattaaaaaataaatatgcattaggtttaattttatatagtttttaaattgttctgTAAGTATGGGGCCTTTAGAGTAATGTGACATTGGTATTCGTTTGGATTTTCTTACTGGCCAAGTATGTTCCAAGCTGGGTATCACTTTCccattacatacatatattccatTTTACTGTCTTCCTGAGAGAACTTACAACTTGACACTTAAAGTTGACACTTCTTTACTTACATCATAAGGTATATGTTCTCGACTCtcgacacctttttttttttttttttttggccagaggATCGTTATTCCATTATTCCATTTTGCTGGCTTGCAAATTTGTGAATATGTAATTGGCTAGAAATTTGTAGGTATGCAGAGATCTTGCAAGAGTATAGTTTCGTATGAATTGTTATTTCCATCTGTTGCTGTATGCTCTTTGTCCTAGCTTCTGGTTAGGAAGTAGACAATACATTTGAATGAAGAAGACAGTGAAATCTAGAGGTGGATATGGTTCTCTTGGAACGTGTCCTCGCAACATAGGAAGGGCTAGGAACTACCACTTCCCAGGATACTTTCTCTATATGGTTCCATGATAGAATTCTGTAATAGCCCAGCTTGCATGAGATTTGAAAGAAGCGCCTTTCAGTGTATTGAACCACCACTCTATAGGGAGATAGACAGATGCGTAGGGACTCCGTGGGTACCGTCTCCAGCTTATTTTCCTGATTGCCGGCCTTGCCAATCAAAAGCACCTTCAAAACAAATACCAACTGCGTGACTTCTACTTCGTCAGAGGTGTAGGCTTTTACAGACACCCTACCAGCTTTTCCAGCATGGATGCACATCCACGGTCAGATGTCCACAGCTTGCATTTTCCTGAAAGCCCTAGACTGTCCACCAGGCCACTGATTAGGATGTCATGGCCATTGATCTCATCTAATGCTCTGACCCCTTTTCCCTAGATCTTAACATATTCACATAAAGTCTGATTTGTATAGTGAACATCTTACTCTCTTAATACTTCTCATGCTTCTGTGTGTCTGCTTCCAGTACAAGAGATGCAGTGGTGCATCCATAAGAACATATGGGACTGTGTTTCCCTACAGCATGATTGAGCAGCTGTCCTGACCcagtatttctataaaataaatcagcattaCTGATATATTGGGTAGACGGTGTGGGTTTTCTGTTACTCAGCACTAAATCCAATCCCTCAGGATATGTTCCATTATTAAGATTGATTATGTGTGATTAGACacaatgtgaatttttttttggttgaacAAATTCAGTGTTTATGAGAAATATTCAATTAACTGTTTCCATATGAGTTGtgcattatataaatgtataaaatgtttgagaaatattctgttagttgttttaaaatgtatactaaTAAATGTCAATgtctttaatttacttaaaagatattaaaacattGCATCTATGAGTTGTCGAAACTTTGTAACTTTGTGAATTTAAGAATTGTAAATTTTGAGTCAATATTACCAGGTGCGTACAAATGTAGGCAGTTTTCATCCTAACAAATCTTACTTTGTATATTGTTACAATGTTATCAATATAACTTCTTATTCACAATAGTAAAAACTTAAATAATGGTTTTACCAATTTAATTAAGTAATAAGTAAGTCTAGCAAATGATATAAAAAGATTCTCATgagaaaatatcttaaactttATTGGATAATATAAAAGCAAAGTGAAGTAAAATATAAACCATGACTAGATAATAGGCACACAGATTGAAGAAGAGAGGCCTCAGTGAATGAAGGCACCATTGATTCATGTATACTTACACCACTTAGTATGCCTTAGATACTTTCTGGAACTGCTCAGAAGTGTTGGTAAATAGTGGGTGATGATACAGAAACAATCCTCCACTTGTGGAGTTAACACTAATCATTTCCCATAAAATTACAGATATAGTTCACCCTCATTTTCACAATGGTGAAAAATTTCAGGATGTGTTATATATGTTGATGAGACTGGGCACTGGTATTTGGTACCAGACAGTTCATATTGATTTGAAGCATGCTGTATGGGTGTTTGTATTTAACATCCTcatgaaagaatttgaaattgCCTTATACAACTTttagaacaatctgagggttgatggggggtgggagtgaggggagggtgggtgatgggtattgaggaggacacctgttgggatgagcactgggtgttatatggaaaccaatttgacaataaatttcatattaaaaaaaagaaattgcctcATATGTTTGTTACTATCATTTTGGGACTCCAGCATGTGGACTGAGATTTGTTCTGAAGAAAATCAGCGTTTCTCATAGTTTAAGGAAGCTTCACATTATATTCATACTTCTAACCCCTCAAGTCTTCTGTGAGCAGAGCAATAGCTATGCAAGTCCACTCTGATTTCCTAATAGAAGCAAGGAGAGGTAGCGATGGTAATCAGTAAATCAGTGAATCACCAGGAATCAGTGAAGTGAGCTGCAGACTGGGGGTATCATATGAGCGATATCCCAATTTATTAGACATCCTCAAACAAGGAAAACTTTAATGACCACTTATAGGAGGAGAATGTGTaagcttttgttttaataatccATAAAAGTCCCAAATGCCCACTTTGCTTTTTACAGGTATTGTTTCCACATGCTTAGACTTCCAACacatattaggaaagaaaaacataacagTACTGTGCttaattaaaaggcaaatgaaatcCGGTCTTCGTCCCTTTCTCCATGCTAACGCTTGTTTTCATAGCACAGCAGAGATTAGTGTCATTTCATAATCCTTATTACCACATTCAA
This sequence is a window from Prionailurus bengalensis isolate Pbe53 chromosome A2, Fcat_Pben_1.1_paternal_pri, whole genome shotgun sequence. Protein-coding genes within it:
- the ZNF556 gene encoding zinc finger protein 556 — protein: MGVWKQEVPQTCGETPKSLGELELVLLVPKCPYCDQPEGASHSRCSRAESSRRGPWGEGGGLSGWEGWGGVCKPCPIRVRGLGAPSNQNRGRAPSRVGWALRPPEALVCTCPVRLQVSGSASRSPAWAVEPRGGRQESLQRGREMDSVVFEDVVVDFTQEEWALMKPAQKKLYKDVMLETFRNLVTVDDENQLRTNGSTSQQVIFGEKLSNEQKIARFTKNDSWTSLFGENWEDQCIEDKHNNQGRHLRNHMVERLCDSSKGNTCGETINHIPSLKLYKKTPTGVKLYECIQCGKVFRHRSSLKRHKRSHTGRKLYQCEECGKAFSCSSYLRNHVKTHSGEKPYACKLCGKTFIRSHSLTGHIRSHTGEKPYECKECGKAFSCPKSFRVHVMMHNGGKPYECKQCGKGFSCPKSFRVHMIMHTGEKPYECKQCGKAYCWLTSFQRHVRIHNGEKPYKCEKCGKAFGWPSSLHKHVRMHTGEKRVNISNVGRPSVGPHPSKNVRTHTEEKRYECEKCGKAFGWSSSLHKHDRKHTGEKPINASNVGKLLVILPKM